From Pleurocapsa sp. PCC 7319:
GTTAACTTGAGATAGAGCTAAAACTGGGACATTCAATTCTCCTGCTAATTGATACAGTCCTCTGCCGACATCACCCAATTCATAACTGCGATTACCACCGTTATCTGATGCCATCATTTGTAGATAGTCTACGATTACTAAACCAAGTCTCCCTTCTCGTGCTTTAACCTGACGACATTCTGAAGCAATCCCAGCTACATTTATTCCCCGATTATCATTCATGTATAGAGGTAACTCTACGGCAACCTGAACAATTTTAGAGATACTGTCCATTTCTTCTTCATTGAGAGAAGACAATCCTGCGCGATGTTGACGAATGCGCTCGACGTGAATCGGGGTCAAACCTAAATGCTGATAACAATCCATCCGACTCATTAAACTCCAAAGTCGATACTCTAACTGACTCTTATACATCTCCAAGGAAAAGATAATTACAGGTAACTGATGCTGAATCATCTGCTGAAGAGCCAGATAGAGAGAAATTGCGCTTTTGCCCATTGATGGTCTAGCAGCCAGAATAGTCAGGCTTCCTGGCTCAAATCCCATCATCAGTTGATCCAGTTCTTTAATTCCAGTAGGATAAATCGGATTATTTTCTTCCAGCTGATTAAAAGCAGACATTGCAATCTCGCTATTGTTATCAGTATCTGATTTTATCCTTTGCTGTGTGACACTGAATATTTCTTGTTCGGATTCGTTTAAAAGCTGTTTTAGTTCAAGACTTAAATCATATCCAAGGTTGACGATTTTATTTCCTGCTTCAATAATTTTACGTCGTTGGTATTTATCCATGACCAAATCGACATAGCGCTCGATGTTTACCGCTGAAACTATGCGATTTAATAATTGAGCTAATTTAGCTGTTCCGCCAACTCGATCTAATCTGTCTCTATCATCCAGATATGTACTGAGTGCCATAAAATCGGTGGGATTGCCTTGATGATGGAGTTTCAAAGCGGTTTGATAAATTTCTTGATGGGAAGAAACAAAAAAAGCTTTGGGATTTAGTTTGGCTTCAATGTAAGAAATTGCTTTGGGGTCAAATAAAATTCCGCCTAAAATTGCTTCTTCTGCTTCAATATTTGCTGGAGGTAAGTTGGGTTCTGTCATGCTACACCTACCTGGACTGCTTGATTAGCAAAATGGCTTTTCATTCTCAAGTTTCGCAATTGTTCGTAGCCATCAGCAATTCGTTTTCCTAAAGGTTGAGAAATTGGTTTCGATTGACTTTCAAGTTGATTGATTCTTTTGAGCTTGTGCTCGGGATTATTCAGGAATCGGTCAAATTTCTCTTTATCTTGTCTATTCTCAATCTTGACCCGCCCTGACCTTTGCTGTTTTAACTGTTCTTGAAATTTAGCGATCGCCTTTTTTTTGTCTTCATCAGGAATTGAACTTGAATGAGAGTCGAGTTTACGAGCTTTTTTTTCCTCTTGATACTTGTGATAATAAACTTCCCAGCGATTCTGCCCAGCTTTTGTCTTACTGGCTAACCAAGCTTCAAGATCATTTACTGGTTGACTGAAGTTTTGAATTGCCTTTTTGACAAACTTGAAAAAATTCTCGCTCTCGCCTTCTGAGAGAGTCTTTTTAAAGTCTATATAAGTCTTAGAGATCTTAGGAGTTTGAAACCTTATCTCTAACTTGGTTTCAGGCGACGGTGGCGACACTGGTGACGCTAAAGTGACATGGGTGTCGTCTAGGCGATCCTGAGGTCGCTCAAACGATCCTGGTGTCGCCGAGACGATCTCAGTGTCGTCTGACGATCCTGGTGTCACCACCTCGGATTTATCTTTAATTTGAGGGCAATGAGCATTTTCAGATACTGATTTAGATTTCATCTGATACTTAAATTTGTTAATTACCAGTTCGATTAAGTTCTCTTTCTGCAACTTAACCAAAGCTCGCTGAACCGTGCGACGGCTAATTCCCAAATCTTTAGCAATTTCATGGGTATTGGCTTCGATTAGCTTTCCCCCAAAAGGATCGTTGGTTTTCAGCCATAGATAAACCGAAAGCTCTGACTGAGTA
This genomic window contains:
- the dnaB gene encoding replicative DNA helicase, encoding MTEPNLPPANIEAEEAILGGILFDPKAISYIEAKLNPKAFFVSSHQEIYQTALKLHHQGNPTDFMALSTYLDDRDRLDRVGGTAKLAQLLNRIVSAVNIERYVDLVMDKYQRRKIIEAGNKIVNLGYDLSLELKQLLNESEQEIFSVTQQRIKSDTDNNSEIAMSAFNQLEENNPIYPTGIKELDQLMMGFEPGSLTILAARPSMGKSAISLYLALQQMIQHQLPVIIFSLEMYKSQLEYRLWSLMSRMDCYQHLGLTPIHVERIRQHRAGLSSLNEEEMDSISKIVQVAVELPLYMNDNRGINVAGIASECRQVKAREGRLGLVIVDYLQMMASDNGGNRSYELGDVGRGLYQLAGELNVPVLALSQVNRGVEGRQNKRPMMSDLSQSGILEMVADNIIFAYRDEYYDPGTSQPTFRELHYTSNEFHSKPLP
- a CDS encoding HTH domain-containing protein — translated: MPLKSFQEAQIPYINILHSVMSTKKISGKFYPLQHQEFLKLNQILTQSELSVYLWLKTNDPFGGKLIEANTHEIAKDLGISRRTVQRALVKLQKENLIELVINKFKYQMKSKSVSENAHCPQIKDKSEVVTPGSSDDTEIVSATPGSFERPQDRLDDTHVTLASPVSPPSPETKLEIRFQTPKISKTYIDFKKTLSEGESENFFKFVKKAIQNFSQPVNDLEAWLASKTKAGQNRWEVYYHKYQEEKKARKLDSHSSSIPDEDKKKAIAKFQEQLKQQRSGRVKIENRQDKEKFDRFLNNPEHKLKRINQLESQSKPISQPLGKRIADGYEQLRNLRMKSHFANQAVQVGVA